GGAATTTGGTGGCAGTGCAGCAGCCAGCCCGTCTGCGGATACCCACTCCCCCTTGGCGGGAACCGAGAATGGGGTCGGCGTGGGGGCGAAATCGGCCTCGACGTATGGTACCGAAACCACCGCCAGTGGGGCCACTGAAGTGTTGCCGGATCAGGACGAGACCCCCTTTGGCCATCAAGACGATTTCAGTTTTGACAACTTTTCTCTCGACGATAATCATTTTGCCACCGACGATTTCACGGATACCGCTAATCCCTTTGAGAACCCCTTTGCCGTCGGGAGTATTGATGAACCGGCAACGACCGGCACGTCGGTAACCACTGATTTTGCCCGTAATCCCTTTAGCAGTGACGAATTTGACACCGACTTTTCGGGAACTGAAGCGGGGGCCTCTGCCTCTCCTTTCGACTTTGCGGCGGCGGGGGATGACTTTGCGGCGGATGACTTTAGCGAGAATCACTTCGCGGGGGATCTGTCGCCTACTGTTGCCTATACGGCAGATGCCAGAACTGGGGAGAGGGACACATCCGATTTTGACTTTGATGATGCCCTTGATCGGGAGATTGGCACAGCGTCATCTGGTTATGGTGCCAGTGCTGACGATCGGGCTGAAGACAACGCCACGATGTTCCTACCCGACCTAGATGCCAGTGCTTTTGAGCCAGCAGATAACACGGGGGCCACTGTGCCAGCAGCGGGGCCAGACGCCCCAAGGGTTGATGCCAATCAGACCTTGGTCCACCCACCAGCCTTGGATGACTTTAGCTTTGAAGACGATTTCGGCCTCAATCAGTTTGGGAAGGGGTCAGGGAGTCCTTTCGGAGATAACCCCTTTGCTGCCGATGCGGGTACGGATGACGGTTTTGAAACCAGTCTCTTTGACGATCAGACTGTTGGTCATCAAGATACCCTGGAGAGTCGCACGCTGGGGATGCCACCAGAGACGCCTTCAGAGGGCAGTGGCAGCCAGAGCAATGTCGGTTTCCTGGATGACTTTGAAGACTTCGATGATGTGGGCAATCTCCCCGATTTTGATCTCTCGGATACCTCAGGGGAATTGACGGGTGAATTTACCACTGGCTCGGACTTTTCCTTAGGGAGTGAAGCGGGCAGCCCACGTTCTGGCCGGACCTCTGGCTTCCGCCCAACGCCTACGCCTTTGCCTAGTCGAGATATTGACTTCAGCTTTGATGCCGCCGAGGGGGGGTATCCCTTTAGCAAGGGGACAAATAGCGTGGAAGAGGTCGGGGCGGTGGAGCAGGGCTGGCTTGCGCCTTTCCTGAATGCCCCAATGGCATCTAAACGCTGGATTATCGCGGGGGCAGCGGGGATTGTTTCATTGCTCTCGGTGGCGGTGGTCAGTTACGTGGCGGCGAATCAGGCGGCTGATAAAAATCCAGCGATGGTGGGTCAACTGCAACGGACGGGTTTACTCATGGCGGTCGTGGCGGGGGTGACGGGGGGAGGGACCACGCTCCTCCTCAATGGGGTGGCCAACCAGCAAATTCAGCGATCGGTTAGTGAACTCCAATCTCGCTTTGATGCGGTGATTCAGGGCAATTTGAATGCACGGGCCGTCCCCCATACGGAGGATGAACTAGGGCAGCTCGCGATCGCCTTCAACCGCATGATGCAATCGATGACGGCAGTGACTGCTGAAGCCCAACGCAAGGCCGACGAAATGGAGCGGGCCAAGGAAGATCTCCAACGCCAGGTGATCAAACTCCTGGATGACGTCGAGGGGGCAGCGCGGGGGGACCTTACGGTGCAGGCAGAGGTCACAGCGGATGTGCTGGGCGCGGTGGCTGACTCGTTCAACTTGACGATCCAAAACCTGCGGGAGATTGTGGTCCAGGTCAAGCAAGCCACCCGGCAGGTGGCTAAAGGGGCGTCGGATAATGAGCAGTTTGCTCGGAGTCTCTCGGCGGATGCCTTGCGGCAGGCAGAAGAGTTGGCCGTCACCCTCAACTCGGTGCAGGTGATGACCGACTCGATTCAACGGGTGGCGGAAAGCGCCCGTGAGGCTGAAGATGTGGCACGATCGGCCTCTGCCAGTGCCTGGAAGGGTGGGGAAGCGGTGGAACGCACGGTGGCTGGGATTTTGCGGATTCGGGAAACGGTGGCGGAAACCACGCGGAAGGTGAAGCGGCTGGCGGAATCCTCCCAGGAAATTTCCAAGATTGTGGCTTTGATTTCCCAAATTGCTTCGCGGACCAACCTGCTGGCCTTGAACGCCAGTATTGAAGCGGCGCGTGCGGGTGAAGCGGGACGAGGGTTTGCGATCGTGGCGGATGAAGTGCGCCAGTTGGCCGATCGCGCCGCCAAGGCCTCTAAGGAAATTGAACAAATCGTGTTGCAGATTCAGGGGGAAACCAGCTCCGTCATGACCGCAATGGAAGAAGGGACCCAGCAGGTTATTGAGGGGACAAGGCTAGCGGAGCAGGCCAAGCGATCGCTCGATGACATTATTCAAGTGTCTAACCGTATTGATACGTTGGTGCGATCGATCACGGCGGACACGGTGGAGCAAACCGAAACCTCACGGGCGGTGTCCCAGGTCATGCAATCGGTGGAACTGACGGCCCAGGAAACCTCCCAGGAAGCGCAGCGGGTATCGGCCTCGCTGCAAAGTCTGGTGGGGGTTGCCCGTGACTTGCTCAACTCCGTGGAGCGGTTCCGCGTCGAAGCCACCGAACGTTAGGTCGGAGGCTGCTGATTCGGCTGGGATCGGCTACATTAGAGCCAGATCGGTTTGCACTCCCTCCGGTAGAGTGCAGCACCTGCCAGCGCTCCAATGGGCAAGCGCCCGCCTAGCTGCCCATCCCCCTGGTTGTCGCCAACTGTCAGGGATGCCACTACTTGCGGCCTCTATTAATTACTAGGGATACTGCCATGCAGTCGGATCAGCAACAACGGATCATGGGCTATTTCATCGAAGAGGCGAAGGAACACCTCAGCACGATCGAACATGGCCTCCTCACCCTCCAAAGCACGATCGACGACCCGGAAGGCATTCAGGAACTCTTTCGAGCCGCCCACTCGGTCAAAGGGGGCGCAGCCATGCTGGGGCTGGACAGTATCCAGAAAATTGCCCACCGTCTGGAGGATTACTTTAAGGTTCTCCAGGAACATCCGATCCAGGCAGACCAAACCCTGGAATCGCTGTTTCTAAAAGGCTTTGATGCCCTCAGTGACCTGCTGGAGGAACTCGAAAGCCCCCTGGGGTTGACGGAGGAGCAGGCCCAGCGGATTATCGCGAACGTCGAGCCGGTGCTGAGCGCACTGGGGCAGCATCTCGATCAACTGGTAGTGGAGGGTACGACGGGACTCCATCGGCCCGCTGCCCCAGCCCCCAGCCGTCCGCCAACCACCACGCCTGCGGTTGTTGAGCGACCGGCCAGTCCCCCCGAAGACAGCGCTTTGCAATTGATTTTCCGCAGTGATGTGCCCACTCGCCTGCGGGAAATGTTGCAATTGTTCAAACAGCCCGAACATTCGGCTCCAGCCCGTCAACAGCTCAATGACATTTGCCGCAGTTTAGAACAGGCAGGGGAACAGTTTGGCCTGCGGGCTTGGTGTGACTTGATCCGCGCAGTATCGGCGGCGATCGCTAACCCCAGCAACTCCCACCGTGCCCTAGCCTCGATTGTCATTCGGGAAGTGAAGCAAGCCCAAGAACTGGTTCTGGCTGGACGAGCGGATGCGATCGTCATTAGTCCGGCGTTAGAGGAACTCCTGCCATCTGAAAGGGACCACGTTGCCCCCAGTGAAGATGACCTGCGCACTTGGCTGGCAACGGCTGAGGCTGATCAATCCGTGCTGACGTCTCTGGGCCTTGATACCCTGCCAGAGATGGATAGTCAACCCCTGACGGCGGCCACCCCTGCTCCCGTCCTGGATGAACCCCTGACAGCGACCAATGGTAGCGGGGCCAAAGCAGGGCCAGAGGTCGGTATGGCTGAATTGAATTCCCTTGCCGATCTCTTTGAGGGGGAAGTTCCCGACTTGGATCTCAGTTGGGAGGAAGAAGTGTTGGGATTCCAGGACGAGGCCGCTGTTGATCTGGCAGAGGGTGAGCTACCCGGTGATCTCTCCGATCTGCTGGCCAACGTGACGGATACCCAACCGCCACGTAAGCTGGTGACCGAGGATTTGGACTTTCTGGACTTCTTTGAAGAGAGCGGGGTGGGAGCGACCGGTTCACCCCCAGCCGCGGCCCCTGCCCCTACCCCAAGTTCAAGGGGAGAAGGACCAGCCGCTGGCGATCGCAGGCCAGCGGATCAGGCCGAGGTCGATAGCTTTGAGGACCTCTTGGCCATCTACGAGGACAAGAAACAGCCGAGCACTGAGGCTGCCAGCCAGGGGCTGGCTGACGCGTCCCCACTGGATGATGAATTTGAAGGCTTGCTGGCGGCACTGGAGGCCACCCCCGACCAAACCGCTGCCCCTCCTGCTACTGATCCCGCCCTCACAGGGCTAGATGCCATTTTTGAAGACCTATCTGTTGCTGAGCCGGACCTATTGGAGGGGTTAGAATCCGTTGGCGGCGAGACTGAGACGAGGACGCGTGGGGCAACCCATGAGGCTGGGAGCGCAGCTTCTCCGATCCTGTCCGAGGATATCGGCGATTGGGAGCTGGACCAGGAGGCAGGCTCAACCGCTGTCGGTGCTGAGGCAGCCCGCTCAGGCTCCAGCTTAACTGATGGGGCTGATTTTGCCTGGGATGAAACCGACACCGAGCTGGGGGCTTTACTGGAGGAAATGACGCTCACCGATGGGGGCATGGCGGAGCCGATCGTCGAGACCTCAGACTTGGACATGGGGTTAGATGCGTTACTGGATGCGATCGCCACCGATACTAGCCAAGCCTCGACGGATACCAAACCAGCGGCTCCCCTGACCGATGGGCAAGGGGGCAGGGGGTCTCCGGATAAGGAGGGATCCCCTGCTACCGCAAGGCATGGAGGGACCGCCGCACCCAGTTCCTCAGCGATCGCCCCCGCAGAACAAGCTGATCTGAAACCCACCACTGTAGGTCAGTCCGAGGAGGGGCGGCCCGATCAGAGCGCCTCTA
This DNA window, taken from Trichothermofontia sichuanensis B231, encodes the following:
- a CDS encoding methyl-accepting chemotaxis protein, which codes for MASSTGYSQLYQKAQAAYMEQRYEDAASFIDELVAHQPDDFSAHLLRGHIYCYGLQQYETARQEYQTVLSLTTDPDYVTLANQGLGDVEEFGGSAAASPSADTHSPLAGTENGVGVGAKSASTYGTETTASGATEVLPDQDETPFGHQDDFSFDNFSLDDNHFATDDFTDTANPFENPFAVGSIDEPATTGTSVTTDFARNPFSSDEFDTDFSGTEAGASASPFDFAAAGDDFAADDFSENHFAGDLSPTVAYTADARTGERDTSDFDFDDALDREIGTASSGYGASADDRAEDNATMFLPDLDASAFEPADNTGATVPAAGPDAPRVDANQTLVHPPALDDFSFEDDFGLNQFGKGSGSPFGDNPFAADAGTDDGFETSLFDDQTVGHQDTLESRTLGMPPETPSEGSGSQSNVGFLDDFEDFDDVGNLPDFDLSDTSGELTGEFTTGSDFSLGSEAGSPRSGRTSGFRPTPTPLPSRDIDFSFDAAEGGYPFSKGTNSVEEVGAVEQGWLAPFLNAPMASKRWIIAGAAGIVSLLSVAVVSYVAANQAADKNPAMVGQLQRTGLLMAVVAGVTGGGTTLLLNGVANQQIQRSVSELQSRFDAVIQGNLNARAVPHTEDELGQLAIAFNRMMQSMTAVTAEAQRKADEMERAKEDLQRQVIKLLDDVEGAARGDLTVQAEVTADVLGAVADSFNLTIQNLREIVVQVKQATRQVAKGASDNEQFARSLSADALRQAEELAVTLNSVQVMTDSIQRVAESAREAEDVARSASASAWKGGEAVERTVAGILRIRETVAETTRKVKRLAESSQEISKIVALISQIASRTNLLALNASIEAARAGEAGRGFAIVADEVRQLADRAAKASKEIEQIVLQIQGETSSVMTAMEEGTQQVIEGTRLAEQAKRSLDDIIQVSNRIDTLVRSITADTVEQTETSRAVSQVMQSVELTAQETSQEAQRVSASLQSLVGVARDLLNSVERFRVEATER